A segment of the Pseudomonadota bacterium genome:
CCGGCTGGGATCGCTGCGGGCGGGCCGGCGCGCTCGCGCCCCGGAGCCTCGGAGCTGGCTTCGCTGTTCCCACTGTGAAGCGGGCTCGGCTTCACTGGGTTAGTGAGTCCAGACGTGCCTTGAGGTCGGCGTAGCGCTTGAGGAAGCTGCCGTGGTGGCTGCGAAACGAGCGGATGTACTTGCGTTCCTGCTGCAGCGTGGCGAACTCACCGGCGACTTCGCCGAGCTTGTCGAGCAAGTGCGACGCACCCGAGAAGCTCCTTTCGACCTTGGTCACCTTGCCGCCCTCGTAGCGATCGATGCGCCCGGTTTCGCCTTCGCTCGTGTAGACCAGCCCCAGCACGCGGGGTTGCTGCATCTGTACGGACTTGATGAGCATCGGACCGGGCAGGTCGGGAAGCTCCTGGCGTGCGACGATGATCTGAAAAGGATAGGTAGACGCCTTCTCCAGACCGGAGCCCCCACTTAGCTCAACCGACACCTCCCAGGGTTTGTCACCGAACTGCTGCGACAGATCGCGCAAGAAATCCTGGTCGTGATCGATCACCAAGATGGAAGGCCGTGTGGTAGCGGCCGGCGAAGCGCTCGAGCCACCTTCGTAGACGCGCCGTCCCATATCCAGCATGATCTTGAGGGCCTCGTCGAGCACTTGCTGTACTTCCGTCAGCAGGGCGCCGTCGCCGTCGGCGGCACGGTAGCGTTCCACAGCCAGTTGAACGCTCGCGGTCAAGTGCGGGATCGCATCGCGGTGCTTTGCGACGACGTCGACCGCGCCCAATCGCAAGGCTTCGACTGCTCCATCGAACGAACGTCGTCCTGCCGTGATGATGATCGAGGTCGGCTCCGACACCTCGCGTACGTATCGGGCCAGCTCGACGCCGCCGTTGGGTCGATCCACGTCCATGTCGATTACGGCGGCGGGGAAGAATTTGCGCACCACGAGATCTCTAGCCTGGCTGCCGTCTTCGACTGCCGTGCACACATAGCCCCTCGTTTCAAAGAGCTTCTTGAGGCCGTCCCGGTCCCTGGGATTGGCGTCGGCAATCAAGATCTCGTCGCCTTTTGCCATGTCGTCCTATCCTCCGGCCCCTACGCCTGTTCCGACCAACGCCTTACGACCCAACCCGGCTGCTGGCACGAGCCATGGAGTGCGGTGGAGCTTCGCGCGTGTCTGCGGTGCTGGCAAGGCCCGCACGGGCGGCACAGGGCTTGTGTCAGGGCTTGGATCGGGTCGCGGTCCGATGATATACGCACAGAGCGAATAGAACAGAAAACGTGCGTGGGCCAGTGTGGCTGGCTCGCGCGGGCTTCAGCGCATGCCAGGAGTCGGCGATGGGTGCCTTCGAGCGTATGGCTGCACATGACTACGGGGAGCTGCACCTGATGCGGGATGCAGGGAGCGGCCTCGAGGCTATCGTGGCTCTTCACGACGTGCGACTCGGTCCCGGTCTCGGAGGCACACGTTTCCTTGCCTACCAAGGCGAGCAGGAGGCTGTGGTGGACGCCCTGCGCCTGGCCCGCGGCATGACCTACAAGGCGGCGCTCGCGGGCCTGTCGTTGGGCGGCGGCAAGGCCGTCATCATCAAGCCCGCCGGCGAGTTCGACCGCAACGCGCTTCTGCTCGCCTTCGGGCGCTTCGTGGACGCGTTGGGTGGCCGCTACATCACGACGGAGGACAGCGGCATCGCCGTGGCCGACGTCGAGGTCATGCGCCAGGCGACCAAGCACGTCGTGGGGTTGCCCCGCGCTGCTGGTGGTGCTGGGGACCCTTCACCCTTTACAGCGCTGGGGGTGCGGCGCGGGATCGAGGCCTGCGTCAAGCTCAAGCTCGAGCGCGAGGCGCTGGAAGGTATTCGTGTTGCGGTCGCCGGTGTTGGCGCTGTGGGCTACTGGCTTTGCGATGAGCTGCAGCGCCTGGGCGCGAAGCTGGTGGTGGCCGATGTGGACAGCGAGCGCGCCGCAGCTGCCCGGCAGCAGTTTGGGGCCGAGGTGGTCTCGCCGAGCGAGATCCACCGAGTGCGCTGCGACGTGTACGCCCCCTGCGCCTTGGGCGCCGTGTTGAACGACGCGACGATCCCGGAGCTCGCCTGCTCGATCGTAGGGGGCGCAGCCAACAACCAGCTGGCAGAGGCACGTCATGGCGAGGCCCTGCAGGAGCGCGGGATACTCTACGCGCCGGACTACGCCATCAACGCCGGTGGTCTCATCAACGTCGCGCAAGAACTCTACGGCTACGACGAGAACAAATCGCGTTCTCGGGTCATGAAGATCTACGATACGATTCACGATGTGGTCGAGCGTTCGCTAGGCTCGGGCCAGCTGCCGCACACGATCGCAGACGCCATGGTCGAAGCACGGCTCGCGCAGGCCTGACCCCGCCTCGATCCCGTCGTTGTCACGCGGGCGCGATCCCCAAACTACTCGAGGATGGGGGCCTGGTTCGCACTCGTTTCCACCTGTGGGGGCGGCTCGGGCTCGGGCAGGGGTGCGGGCTCGAGCTCTGTTGGCGGCTCGGCTTCCGCGTAGCGGTCCCGAGCGCGCGCTTCGCGGTTGTGCTCGTCGCGAGTCCGAGCGCGCGCCGAGCCTTGCTGGCTTTCGTCGGGCGGGGCCGGGGTGGCGCGCCGGCGTAGCCGGCCACCCGCGTCGTTGCCGCTTTCGGTCAATCGGGCCAACCCACGCTTGCCGCGCTCAGTCTGGCTTTCCTGCTGCGTGCCGCTCGAATCCTCCGGGGCTCGCCGCGCAGCCGGGTTGTTTGCACGATCGTCCGCCCCGAACGACGGCGCCGAGAGGCCCGCGCCCGGCGGCAAACGTCGCGATAGCGTGATGTTGCGTGGTGGAGGCTGGTCACGGAACTTCAGCTCCTGGGGCTCGAAGCCGTCTGCGCTCACCCGCAGCGTGTGCTCGGTGCCGTCGACGGCAAGCTGCGCGGCAAGGCTGCCGTAGCCCATCGAGCGTCCGTCGAGCTCCATACGTGCGTGCGCGGGGACGGCGCGCACCTCGGCCCTAAAGACGCGACGGGTATCCGGTGCCGCCGTGGCCGACGGCTCCCCTTTGGAGTGCGACAGCAACATCGCAGTCGCACCCGCGCCCACGACCGTGAGTGTGCCCGCCACCAAGGCCAGCGGGACACGTCGCCTGGGCACCCGGCCGGGAAGCTCGAGCTCATGCGTGTCGAGCCGCGGGACGTCGTGATCCGGCTTGTTTAGCCGCTCAGCGGGCGCGCGCACGGCCGGTTGTTGCTCCGCATCGAGACCCGACAGCTCCCCGGGCGCCAGCGACGGGTGCAGGGGCGTGCCCGACGCGCGCCCTTGGCCGAAAGCCGGCGCCCACACCGCTCGGTCGCGCTGGCCTGCAAACTGAAGAAGAACGCGCCCCACGCTGATTAGGTTCGGATAGCGGTCCTGCGCGTCACCTCCCATGGCGCGTAGGATCATGGTTTCGAAGTCGGCCGGCAGCTCTGGCCGCAACGAGGTGGGCTGGGCGAAGTTGCCCGCCACGATGTTGTGCATCAGGGTATAGAGCGTATCGCCCTCGAACGGCCTCTTACCCGTCGCACACTCGTACATGATCACACCCAGCGAGTACTGATCCGTACGCGCGTCGATCGTCTTCGAGTTGGTCAGCTGTTCGGGTGACATGTACTGCGGCGTGCCCACGACCGTGGCTCCGAGGGTCAACGAAAGCGCGGACTTCTTGTCCGTCAGCTTCGAGATCCCGAAATCGAGCAGCTTGGGCTGCACGATGCCGTGCCGGTGGCGGGCCAGGAAGATATTCTCGGGCTTCAGATCGCGGTGCAGAATGCCCTCGTCGTGCACCGTAGCCACCGCGGCCACGACCGGCAGCAAAACGTGCGCGATCTGCGATGGCGACAGGCGGTTCTTGCGCTCTAGGAGCGACGCCAGGTCCTCACCCTCGAGGAGCTCCATGACGAGGTACGGCGTCTTGTTCTCCACACCGACGTCGAAGATCTCCACCACGTTCGGGTGCCGGATGCGCGACGCGAGCTCGCCCTCCTGAAGGAAACGCAGGCGCGTTTGCGAGCTATCGGCGTAGGCCGTGTGCAGGGCCTTGAATGCGACTCGCTTTTTCAGGTCCGTGTGTACCGCTTCGTAGACCGTACCCATGCCGCCCGTACCAATGAAGCGGACAACTTCGTACCGGCCTACGATCGTCCCAGGTTGGAAAACATCGGAATTCGTTGCCATCGGCGCTGCGGGCACAGGGGCAAGGGGCGTCGCCTGCCGTACCCTCCAGCATAGCAGTAGGCCTGGGAAAGAACAGGGTGCGGTTAGGCGTCGACCAGCACGATCTGTGTGATCTCGGCCGGAGCAAGCACGCGCATCGGCGGTCCCCACAGGCCGGTTCCCCGACTGACGTAGATCTGCGTGGTGGCGCTGTGCCGGTGCAGGCCCGACAGGTAGGGCTGCACCAGGCGCGTGGCGGCGCCAAAGGGAAAGATCTGTCCCCCGTGCGTGTGTCCCGATAGCTGCAGGCCGGCTCCCACCCGCTGTGCCTGATCGACCTGGATGGGTTGGTGCGCGAGCAGTACGAGCTCGCGTTCGGGATCTCGGCCTTCTACGGCGCTGGCGGCGTCCGCTGCCACGCGGTGGTAGCGATGCGCCTGCCTGTCGGGGATTCCGGCCAAGTCAAAGCTCGCGCCTCCGTCTCCGATGCTCACCCGGTCGTTCATGAGCACCCGCTGACCCAGACGGCGCAGAAAGGCGAGCCACGGCTCCACGCCGGAGTAGTATTCGTGGTTGCCGGTTACGAAGAACACGCCGTAGCGCGAACGAAGCGCGCCGAGATGCTCCACGATCGAGCCGAGCTGCGCGACGCTCCCGTCCACGAGGTCGCCGGTAATGGCGATGAGATCGGGGCGCAGGCGATTGGTACGTTCAACGACGCCCTTGAGGAACGCTGCGCGCAGGGTGGGTCCCACGTGTACATCGGACAGCAAGGCGATGCGAAACCCGTCGAGCGCGCGCGGGAAGCGCTGGAGGCGCACGGTCACTTCCGGTGCGAGGATGTCGAACGCCGAGTTGGCACCGCTCAAGCCTATCAAGCTCGCGCCCGCGCTGGCCGCGACTGCCGTGGCCCGTGCCACGAACACGCGGCGTCCTCGTTGAGGGTCGGCCTCGGGGTCGGCGTGCGCGGGGTCGCGCCCTCGCAGCACCTTGGCGTGGGTGCGCCGCAACAGCCGGGCCACGTCTGCGCACGCCAGCAGCAATACCAGGTAAAAGACATACCCCAGCCACACGTAGGCCAGCGTGGGCAGCCATGCGAACGCGTCCTGCGGCAGCAGCCAGCGCCCTACAAGGGCCGCGGGCAGGCTCGCTGCCAGCACGGTCAGCACGCCCGCAAGCCAGCGACGTTGCGGGCGCGAAAGCTCGGTGTCGCGTGCCAGTCTCGCCCACACGTAGCCGTGAAGCCCCGCGATGAGGAGGCTGAAGGCAAGCACGAACGCGACGACGCGCACACCAGGCATGCTCAGCAACTGGTTGTGGTGTCTCGGCAGGCTTGGCGCAAGCGCCGCTCGGAACAACTCGATCGGCTGTGGTCGCGCAGGGCGGTGCGCTCGCGGCTTTCGTCCTCGAAAGAATCCTCGAAACAACGCCGTACAAAGCGGAAGGGAAAGCGGGCATGAAGAGCGTCGAAGAGCCGCGGCTGATCGGCGGACGGTGGGAGATCGTCCGACCTCTGGCAGAAGGGGGGATGGGCTCCGTCTTTGTGGCCCGCCATCAGGTGACCCAGCGCCACGCGGCGCTGAAGGTCCTCGACGCCGCCCGATTCGATTCCGACGAGGCGCTCGCGCGTTTTCAGCGCGAGGCTCGGTTTGCTTCCGATCTCGGCCACGACGGAGTCGTGGATGTGTTCGATGCCGGCCACGACAAGGAGCACAACTGCTTGTTCATCGCCATGGAGCTGCTCGACGGGCGCAGTCTGCGCGAGCACATGGATCGCCCGGAGCACGACCCGCTCTCGACGTTGCGCCACCTGTACCAGGCGCTCGACGCGCTCACCATGGCGCACCAGAAGGGCTACGTGCACCGTGACCTCAAGCCCGAGAACCTGTTCATCGCCATCGAGCCGGATCTGACCGAGAGCATCAAGGTGCTGGACTTCGGAATTGCTCGCAAGACCCAGCTGATGGGGTTGACACAAACGGGCACGGCCCTGGGGACGCCCTGGTACATGAGCCCAGACCACGCCTTGAACGCACGCGACACGACCGCTGCCTCCGATGTCTGGTCCCTGGGCGTGATGATCTACGAGGCGTTCGCCGGGCGCGTTCCGTTCGAGGGAGACACGGCGCATGCGGTGATCGTCAAGGCCTGCACGGAGAATCACGTGCCTCTGGACCAGGTGGCGAGCGATCTACCCGAGGGGCTCGGCGAGCTGGTTGATGCCTGTCTGAGCAAGGAGCCAAGCGGACGGCCGGCCGATGCGGCCGCCTTGGCGGAGCGGCTGGACCCCATCGTCGGAGCGGGTCACGGACCTCGCAAGACCTCGCTTCGACCGAGTGCCGTGCAACCTGATCGCCGGCAGCCTACCATCGCCGCCCGGCTCTCGATCGTAGACGGGCTTCATGCCATTCCACGTTCGTTCGCGTTCGCGCTCTCGGCTCTGGGCATAGTCGCCACCTGGGGTGGGGTGGCCGCGCTGGGCACCGTCGGCATGCAGGGTAGCAGGGTGACTGTGGGACCCTCGTTCGTCGGGCTTGCCCTGGCGGTCTTGGGAGCGGCGACCATGACAGCTTACGGCCTGTGGAAGCTGCAAGGAAGCCGCCGCCGGCTGTCCCTCATCGCCCCGAGCCCGAGCGTGCAGGCTCACGTTGCCACCAGTCTGCGTGCGCCCAGCGCCAAACCGCCGCCGTACCGAGGTCCAGCTGGTGCGCCCGTGAGCGTTGTGCTCTTTGGAGACTTCGCGTGCCGCGAGTGCCGGCGTTTGCGACCGCGTCTCGATGATCTGCTCAAAGCTCACGCGACCCACATCAAGCTCGAATGGCACTACTGCCCCCAACCAGGCAACTTCAATTCGGTGCTGGCGGCTGAGTTCGCCCGGGAGGCCGACGTGCAGTTTGGCAACGAGGCGTTTTGGTTGGCGCACGATGCGCTGTTTCGAACCAGCGGTACCCTGAAGCGACGCAAGCTCGATCGGATTGCGGAGCAGCTGCGACTCAATCGCGTTCAGCTCGAGCGCAGCTTGCAGCGGGACACGCACAAGGCGGCCATCCGGTCTGGCCAAGAGCTCGCGAGCTCGCTTGGCGTCCACACCACGCCGGGTCTGTTCGTCAACGGCGTCAGGGTAACGGGCACGCCGAGCCTCGAGCGGCTGCTCTGCGTTGTCCAGGAGGAGCTCGTTCGCATCGGGATCGTGAGGCCGAAGCAGTCAGCCGTCCGATCGGTGGCCCGCACACCTCCGGCCGTGCCGCCGAGTCGCGTGGCTACCCGCCAGATCTTGGTGGCTTACCATGGAGCTCGAAACGCGCCGCCCGGCATGACCCGGTCGCAGACTCAAGCCGAGGAGCGCGCCGCGCGGATCCTGCATCGCATCAAGAAGTCGGAAGAGGATTTCGAGGTGATGGTGCTTCGCTTCAGCGATGAGCCCAAAGCGGCCAAGGACCGCGGGGATCTCGGCTACCTAACACGCGACGAGATGGACGCGGCGGTCACCAGCGCTGCGTTCGCCTTGCGCATCGGCGACATCAGCGAGGTGGTTCACAGTCCCGCCGGCTTTCACATCCTGCAGCGCTACGGGTAGCGGTTTTCGTCTCGGTTGCCTCGCGGCGAGCAAACGAAAGAAACTGACGGGCCAGCTCGGCCGCGCGCTGAGCCGCCGACTGCATCTCATGGGCGATGGGTCGCAGCAGGTGGTGCCTCTGCAAGTGGCGATCGAGGACGAACCCGTAGTTCAGGATCACAGACAAGCAATTGTTCAGGTCATGGGCCACGATGCTCGTCGGCCGGGGCGCACCGGCATCGCATTTCGAGCTCGGCGTGCCGAGCGCCTGAAGCGGTTCGCGCTGCAGCTGAATCCCATGGCTCACCGTGCCGCCCGGCCCGAGCAGCGGCACGAGCCGCGTCTCGAGCGTCACCAGACGCTCGTCGCTTGTCCGCAAGGTGAGCTGACCAGCCCATGCCTTGCCGCGCAGCATGTTCTCGAGCAGCTCCGCGTAGGGGTCGCTGGCGCTCGAGCCCGCCACGAGGGCTTGAAAACCCATCCCGAGCAAGGCACCGGGCGAGAACCCGGTTGCTACTTCGAAAGCAGGATTCGCGAATTCGATACGTCCCTGTGAGTCCACCATTGATACTGCGTCGAAGCTGTGATCGACTGCCGTGCGCAACTGGTCGAGCAGGGCGTGCTCGCCGTCCACACCGCGCATGGCTACCGGCCGGAGCCCCGAATGCAACGCCGGCGGAGCCTCGCTGACTCCCCTGGACACCGCTGACTCGATGTTGTTTCTGACCATAGGAGTTTGGACCCAGATGCGGGCTAACTGGAATTCGCAGAAATTAGGGAATCCGACTGCTCGAACCAGCCGTCACACGTTCCCTACCCGTCGATGCTGTCCCCACTGGAACCCAACCACGCTCAGCCCCAAAAGTCGATCGAAATCGTCCACCACGGCCATGCATGAAGTTGCTGAACAGGTCCGTCGGGTTTCGGGCTACACTCGAGGGTCCTATCCGGGGCTCGCGCATCAATCCACCCATGCAATCCGCTAGCGCCAAAGCCGCCGTGCCGCACTCGTCGAGCGAAGGGGATCCGCAGGCTGACGTCGCCCGCGTGCAGGTGGCCTACCAGCAGCTGCGCAGCGCGGCACGCAGCCGCCCGTGTCCCCCCTACAAGGAGCGGGTCGAGCACCTGAATAGGCTCCTCGGCGCGGTGCGCGCGGAGCAGGGGGCATTGGTCGAGTCGGTCGCGCAGGATTTCGGCCACCGGTCCGCGCACGAGACCGCGATCTCGGAAGTGCTGCCCGTGGTTAACGCAATCCGTTTCGCACTTGCGCATCTCAAGGTCTGGATGAAGCCCCGTCCCCGCCCGGTGGCGCTCAGCTTCCGGCCGGGGCGCGCCGAAGTCCGCCCTCAGCCGCTCGGCGTCGTCGGGATCATCGCGCCCTGGAACTACCCGTTCCTGCTCGCGGTGGATCCGCTCGTGTCCGCTCTGGCTGCCGGAAACCGCGTGCTGCTCAAGCCCTCGGAGCTGGCACCAGCGACCAGCGCGCTGCTCAAGGGCATGATCGAGGAGAGCTTCGACTCCTCCCATGTCGCGGTGGTCACCGGTGACGCCCGGGTGGGGGAGGCGGTGTGCAAGCTGCCGCTGGACCATCTGCTTTTCACAGGTTCGACCCGGCTCGGGAAGCTGGTCATGCGTGCAGCCTCCGAGAACCTGACGCCCGTCACCCTGGAGCTTGGCGGCAAGTCTCCGGTGCTTGTGCATCCCGACTTCCCGCTCGAGCGCGCCGTCGAGCGCATCGCCGTCGGCAAG
Coding sequences within it:
- a CDS encoding PAS domain-containing protein, whose translation is MVRNNIESAVSRGVSEAPPALHSGLRPVAMRGVDGEHALLDQLRTAVDHSFDAVSMVDSQGRIEFANPAFEVATGFSPGALLGMGFQALVAGSSASDPYAELLENMLRGKAWAGQLTLRTSDERLVTLETRLVPLLGPGGTVSHGIQLQREPLQALGTPSSKCDAGAPRPTSIVAHDLNNCLSVILNYGFVLDRHLQRHHLLRPIAHEMQSAAQRAAELARQFLSFARREATETKTATRSAAGCESRRDCEPPR
- a CDS encoding response regulator: MAKGDEILIADANPRDRDGLKKLFETRGYVCTAVEDGSQARDLVVRKFFPAAVIDMDVDRPNGGVELARYVREVSEPTSIIITAGRRSFDGAVEALRLGAVDVVAKHRDAIPHLTASVQLAVERYRAADGDGALLTEVQQVLDEALKIMLDMGRRVYEGGSSASPAATTRPSILVIDHDQDFLRDLSQQFGDKPWEVSVELSGGSGLEKASTYPFQIIVARQELPDLPGPMLIKSVQMQQPRVLGLVYTSEGETGRIDRYEGGKVTKVERSFSGASHLLDKLGEVAGEFATLQQERKYIRSFRSHHGSFLKRYADLKARLDSLTQ
- a CDS encoding protein kinase, translating into MKSVEEPRLIGGRWEIVRPLAEGGMGSVFVARHQVTQRHAALKVLDAARFDSDEALARFQREARFASDLGHDGVVDVFDAGHDKEHNCLFIAMELLDGRSLREHMDRPEHDPLSTLRHLYQALDALTMAHQKGYVHRDLKPENLFIAIEPDLTESIKVLDFGIARKTQLMGLTQTGTALGTPWYMSPDHALNARDTTAASDVWSLGVMIYEAFAGRVPFEGDTAHAVIVKACTENHVPLDQVASDLPEGLGELVDACLSKEPSGRPADAAALAERLDPIVGAGHGPRKTSLRPSAVQPDRRQPTIAARLSIVDGLHAIPRSFAFALSALGIVATWGGVAALGTVGMQGSRVTVGPSFVGLALAVLGAATMTAYGLWKLQGSRRRLSLIAPSPSVQAHVATSLRAPSAKPPPYRGPAGAPVSVVLFGDFACRECRRLRPRLDDLLKAHATHIKLEWHYCPQPGNFNSVLAAEFAREADVQFGNEAFWLAHDALFRTSGTLKRRKLDRIAEQLRLNRVQLERSLQRDTHKAAIRSGQELASSLGVHTTPGLFVNGVRVTGTPSLERLLCVVQEELVRIGIVRPKQSAVRSVARTPPAVPPSRVATRQILVAYHGARNAPPGMTRSQTQAEERAARILHRIKKSEEDFEVMVLRFSDEPKAAKDRGDLGYLTRDEMDAAVTSAAFALRIGDISEVVHSPAGFHILQRYG
- a CDS encoding metallophosphoesterase; translation: MPGVRVVAFVLAFSLLIAGLHGYVWARLARDTELSRPQRRWLAGVLTVLAASLPAALVGRWLLPQDAFAWLPTLAYVWLGYVFYLVLLLACADVARLLRRTHAKVLRGRDPAHADPEADPQRGRRVFVARATAVAASAGASLIGLSGANSAFDILAPEVTVRLQRFPRALDGFRIALLSDVHVGPTLRAAFLKGVVERTNRLRPDLIAITGDLVDGSVAQLGSIVEHLGALRSRYGVFFVTGNHEYYSGVEPWLAFLRRLGQRVLMNDRVSIGDGGASFDLAGIPDRQAHRYHRVAADAASAVEGRDPERELVLLAHQPIQVDQAQRVGAGLQLSGHTHGGQIFPFGAATRLVQPYLSGLHRHSATTQIYVSRGTGLWGPPMRVLAPAEITQIVLVDA
- a CDS encoding protein kinase, with product MGTVYEAVHTDLKKRVAFKALHTAYADSSQTRLRFLQEGELASRIRHPNVVEIFDVGVENKTPYLVMELLEGEDLASLLERKNRLSPSQIAHVLLPVVAAVATVHDEGILHRDLKPENIFLARHRHGIVQPKLLDFGISKLTDKKSALSLTLGATVVGTPQYMSPEQLTNSKTIDARTDQYSLGVIMYECATGKRPFEGDTLYTLMHNIVAGNFAQPTSLRPELPADFETMILRAMGGDAQDRYPNLISVGRVLLQFAGQRDRAVWAPAFGQGRASGTPLHPSLAPGELSGLDAEQQPAVRAPAERLNKPDHDVPRLDTHELELPGRVPRRRVPLALVAGTLTVVGAGATAMLLSHSKGEPSATAAPDTRRVFRAEVRAVPAHARMELDGRSMGYGSLAAQLAVDGTEHTLRVSADGFEPQELKFRDQPPPRNITLSRRLPPGAGLSAPSFGADDRANNPAARRAPEDSSGTQQESQTERGKRGLARLTESGNDAGGRLRRRATPAPPDESQQGSARARTRDEHNREARARDRYAEAEPPTELEPAPLPEPEPPPQVETSANQAPILE
- a CDS encoding coniferyl aldehyde dehydrogenase — encoded protein: MQSASAKAAVPHSSSEGDPQADVARVQVAYQQLRSAARSRPCPPYKERVEHLNRLLGAVRAEQGALVESVAQDFGHRSAHETAISEVLPVVNAIRFALAHLKVWMKPRPRPVALSFRPGRAEVRPQPLGVVGIIAPWNYPFLLAVDPLVSALAAGNRVLLKPSELAPATSALLKGMIEESFDSSHVAVVTGDARVGEAVCKLPLDHLLFTGSTRLGKLVMRAASENLTPVTLELGGKSPVLVHPDFPLERAVERIAVGKFFNAGQTCVAPDYVLLPQGQLEVAVDKLRDQIRKCYPTLKNNPDYTAIIHDGHYARLRALVSDAASKGADVIEVNPAGEAQLEAERKLAPTLLLDVNDDMHVLQEEIFGPLLPLLPYGSLDEALAYLAERPHPLALYYFDSDKKRTRRVLDASLSGGACVNDTCLQPLQEALPFGGVGASGMGAYHGVEGFNTFSHLRGVFYQARFNVTALTNPPFGPAVERLLSVLIGK
- a CDS encoding leucine dehydrogenase, with the protein product MRGPVWLARAGFSACQESAMGAFERMAAHDYGELHLMRDAGSGLEAIVALHDVRLGPGLGGTRFLAYQGEQEAVVDALRLARGMTYKAALAGLSLGGGKAVIIKPAGEFDRNALLLAFGRFVDALGGRYITTEDSGIAVADVEVMRQATKHVVGLPRAAGGAGDPSPFTALGVRRGIEACVKLKLEREALEGIRVAVAGVGAVGYWLCDELQRLGAKLVVADVDSERAAAARQQFGAEVVSPSEIHRVRCDVYAPCALGAVLNDATIPELACSIVGGAANNQLAEARHGEALQERGILYAPDYAINAGGLINVAQELYGYDENKSRSRVMKIYDTIHDVVERSLGSGQLPHTIADAMVEARLAQA